In Oncorhynchus clarkii lewisi isolate Uvic-CL-2024 chromosome 16, UVic_Ocla_1.0, whole genome shotgun sequence, one genomic interval encodes:
- the LOC139368440 gene encoding heterogeneous nuclear ribonucleoprotein A1-like isoform X1, which yields MSKEAPREPEQLRKLFIGGLSFETTDESLREHFEQWGSLTDCVVMRDPANKRSRGFGFVTYSGVNEVDAAMEARPHKVDGRLVEPKRAVSREDSSRPGAHVTVKKIFVGGIKEDTEDSHLRDYFEQFGKIEVIDIMTDRTSGKKRGFAFVTFDDHDAVDRIVIQKYHTLNGHNCEVRKALSRQEMQTTGVGMRGGRGGGGNYGRGGGYGGNDFGRDGGYFDGSGGRGGGYGGGDGGYNNGYGGGDGGYGGGPGGYGGGNRGYGGGGQGYGGGQGGGYGGGNGYNDYNNGNGGNFGGGKSMASPQEAAPVGGNFGGGGGGGGGNNYNDFGNYNNQASNYGPMKGNNFGGSGGGSGGGSSGGSGGGGRSSGPYGGGYGGNSGGGGGGGGGYGGGSGGRRF from the exons ATGTCGAAGGAG GCCCCACGTGAACCCGAGCAGCTCCGCAAACTGTTCATCGGAGGTCTGAGCTTCGAAACCACGGATGAGAGTTTGCGAGAACACTTCGAACAATGGGGATCTCTTACAGATTGTGTG GTCATGAGAGATCCAGCCAACAAACGCTCTAGAGGTTTTGGGTTTGTCACCTACTCTGGTGTGAACGAGGTCGATGCTGCCATGGAAGCACGCCCCCATAAGGTTGATGGTAGGCTGGTAGAGCCCAAGAGGGCTGTTTCCAGAGAGGACTCTAGCCGTCCAGGTGCTCATGTCACAGTGAAAAAGATATTTGTTGGAGGTATCAAGGAAGACACTGAAGACTCCCATCTACGAGACTACTTTGAGCAATTTGGCAAGATTGAAGTTATAGACATTATGACCGACCGCACCAGTGGCAAGAAGAGGGGCTTCGCCTTTGTCACGTTTGATGACCATGATGCAGTGGACAGGATTGTCA TCCAGAAATACCACACTTTGAACGGTCACAATTGCGAAGTGAGGAAAGCATTGTCCAGACAGGAGATGCAGACAACAGGAGTGGGTATGAGGGGTG GCCGCGGAGGTGGCGGCAACTATGGCAGAGGTGGAGGATATGGAGGTAATGATTTTGGCCGTGATGGTGGATACTTCGATGGCAGTG GCGGCAGAGGGGGTGGATACGGAGGAGGAGATGGCGGTTACAACAATGGTTATGGGGGAGGTGACG GTGGTTATGGTGGAGGCCCTGGTGGTTATGGCGGCGGTAACCGCGGCTACGGCGGAGGGGGGCAAGGTTATGGTGGCGGACAGGGTGGCGGCTACGGTGGTGGAAATGGCTATAACGACTACAACAATGGCAATGGTGGAAACTTTGGCGGCGGTAAGTCCATGGCTTCCCCACAAGAAGCAGCCCCAGTTGGTG GGAACTttggtggcggtggtggtggtggcggcggcAACAACTACAATGACTTTGGCAACTACAACAACCAGGCTTCCAACTACGGCCCAATGAAGGGTAACAACTTTGGAGGCAGCGGTGGAGGTAGCGGTGGTGGCAGCAGTGGTGGAAGCGGCGGCGGTGGCAGGAGTAGTGGCCCATATGGAG GTGGATATGGAGGTAACTCTGGAGGTGGTGGTGGCGGCGGCGGTGGATATGGCGGGGGCTCCGGTGGACGACGATTCTAA
- the LOC139368440 gene encoding heterogeneous nuclear ribonucleoprotein A1-like isoform X2 translates to MSKEAPREPEQLRKLFIGGLSFETTDESLREHFEQWGSLTDCVVMRDPANKRSRGFGFVTYSGVNEVDAAMEARPHKVDGRLVEPKRAVSREDSSRPGAHVTVKKIFVGGIKEDTEDSHLRDYFEQFGKIEVIDIMTDRTSGKKRGFAFVTFDDHDAVDRIVIQKYHTLNGHNCEVRKALSRQEMQTTGVGMRGGRGGGGNYGRGGGYGGDADSSVSGGRGGGYGGGDGGYNNGYGGGDGGYGGGPGGYGGGNRGYGGGGQGYGGGQGGGYGGGNGYNDYNNGNGGNFGGGKSMASPQEAAPVGGNFGGGGGGGGGNNYNDFGNYNNQASNYGPMKGNNFGGSGGGSGGGSSGGSGGGGRSSGPYGGGYGGNSGGGGGGGGGYGGGSGGRRF, encoded by the exons ATGTCGAAGGAG GCCCCACGTGAACCCGAGCAGCTCCGCAAACTGTTCATCGGAGGTCTGAGCTTCGAAACCACGGATGAGAGTTTGCGAGAACACTTCGAACAATGGGGATCTCTTACAGATTGTGTG GTCATGAGAGATCCAGCCAACAAACGCTCTAGAGGTTTTGGGTTTGTCACCTACTCTGGTGTGAACGAGGTCGATGCTGCCATGGAAGCACGCCCCCATAAGGTTGATGGTAGGCTGGTAGAGCCCAAGAGGGCTGTTTCCAGAGAGGACTCTAGCCGTCCAGGTGCTCATGTCACAGTGAAAAAGATATTTGTTGGAGGTATCAAGGAAGACACTGAAGACTCCCATCTACGAGACTACTTTGAGCAATTTGGCAAGATTGAAGTTATAGACATTATGACCGACCGCACCAGTGGCAAGAAGAGGGGCTTCGCCTTTGTCACGTTTGATGACCATGATGCAGTGGACAGGATTGTCA TCCAGAAATACCACACTTTGAACGGTCACAATTGCGAAGTGAGGAAAGCATTGTCCAGACAGGAGATGCAGACAACAGGAGTGGGTATGAGGGGTG GCCGCGGAGGTGGCGGCAACTATGGCAGAGGTGGAGGATATGGAG GTGACGCTGACTCGTCTGTTTCAGGCGGCAGAGGGGGTGGATACGGAGGAGGAGATGGCGGTTACAACAATGGTTATGGGGGAGGTGACG GTGGTTATGGTGGAGGCCCTGGTGGTTATGGCGGCGGTAACCGCGGCTACGGCGGAGGGGGGCAAGGTTATGGTGGCGGACAGGGTGGCGGCTACGGTGGTGGAAATGGCTATAACGACTACAACAATGGCAATGGTGGAAACTTTGGCGGCGGTAAGTCCATGGCTTCCCCACAAGAAGCAGCCCCAGTTGGTG GGAACTttggtggcggtggtggtggtggcggcggcAACAACTACAATGACTTTGGCAACTACAACAACCAGGCTTCCAACTACGGCCCAATGAAGGGTAACAACTTTGGAGGCAGCGGTGGAGGTAGCGGTGGTGGCAGCAGTGGTGGAAGCGGCGGCGGTGGCAGGAGTAGTGGCCCATATGGAG GTGGATATGGAGGTAACTCTGGAGGTGGTGGTGGCGGCGGCGGTGGATATGGCGGGGGCTCCGGTGGACGACGATTCTAA
- the LOC139368440 gene encoding heterogeneous nuclear ribonucleoprotein A1-like isoform X3 has product MSKEAPREPEQLRKLFIGGLSFETTDESLREHFEQWGSLTDCVVMRDPANKRSRGFGFVTYSGVNEVDAAMEARPHKVDGRLVEPKRAVSREDSSRPGAHVTVKKIFVGGIKEDTEDSHLRDYFEQFGKIEVIDIMTDRTSGKKRGFAFVTFDDHDAVDRIVIQKYHTLNGHNCEVRKALSRQEMQTTGVGMRGGRGGGGNYGRGGGYGGNDFGRDGGYFDGSGGRGGGYGGGDGGYNNGYGGGDGGYGGGPGGYGGGNRGYGGGGQGYGGGQGGGYGGGNGYNDYNNGNGGNFGGGNFGGGGGGGGGNNYNDFGNYNNQASNYGPMKGNNFGGSGGGSGGGSSGGSGGGGRSSGPYGGGYGGNSGGGGGGGGGYGGGSGGRRF; this is encoded by the exons ATGTCGAAGGAG GCCCCACGTGAACCCGAGCAGCTCCGCAAACTGTTCATCGGAGGTCTGAGCTTCGAAACCACGGATGAGAGTTTGCGAGAACACTTCGAACAATGGGGATCTCTTACAGATTGTGTG GTCATGAGAGATCCAGCCAACAAACGCTCTAGAGGTTTTGGGTTTGTCACCTACTCTGGTGTGAACGAGGTCGATGCTGCCATGGAAGCACGCCCCCATAAGGTTGATGGTAGGCTGGTAGAGCCCAAGAGGGCTGTTTCCAGAGAGGACTCTAGCCGTCCAGGTGCTCATGTCACAGTGAAAAAGATATTTGTTGGAGGTATCAAGGAAGACACTGAAGACTCCCATCTACGAGACTACTTTGAGCAATTTGGCAAGATTGAAGTTATAGACATTATGACCGACCGCACCAGTGGCAAGAAGAGGGGCTTCGCCTTTGTCACGTTTGATGACCATGATGCAGTGGACAGGATTGTCA TCCAGAAATACCACACTTTGAACGGTCACAATTGCGAAGTGAGGAAAGCATTGTCCAGACAGGAGATGCAGACAACAGGAGTGGGTATGAGGGGTG GCCGCGGAGGTGGCGGCAACTATGGCAGAGGTGGAGGATATGGAGGTAATGATTTTGGCCGTGATGGTGGATACTTCGATGGCAGTG GCGGCAGAGGGGGTGGATACGGAGGAGGAGATGGCGGTTACAACAATGGTTATGGGGGAGGTGACG GTGGTTATGGTGGAGGCCCTGGTGGTTATGGCGGCGGTAACCGCGGCTACGGCGGAGGGGGGCAAGGTTATGGTGGCGGACAGGGTGGCGGCTACGGTGGTGGAAATGGCTATAACGACTACAACAATGGCAATGGTGGAAACTTTGGCGGCG GGAACTttggtggcggtggtggtggtggcggcggcAACAACTACAATGACTTTGGCAACTACAACAACCAGGCTTCCAACTACGGCCCAATGAAGGGTAACAACTTTGGAGGCAGCGGTGGAGGTAGCGGTGGTGGCAGCAGTGGTGGAAGCGGCGGCGGTGGCAGGAGTAGTGGCCCATATGGAG GTGGATATGGAGGTAACTCTGGAGGTGGTGGTGGCGGCGGCGGTGGATATGGCGGGGGCTCCGGTGGACGACGATTCTAA
- the LOC139368440 gene encoding heterogeneous nuclear ribonucleoprotein A1-like isoform X4: MSKEAPREPEQLRKLFIGGLSFETTDESLREHFEQWGSLTDCVVMRDPANKRSRGFGFVTYSGVNEVDAAMEARPHKVDGRLVEPKRAVSREDSSRPGAHVTVKKIFVGGIKEDTEDSHLRDYFEQFGKIEVIDIMTDRTSGKKRGFAFVTFDDHDAVDRIVIQKYHTLNGHNCEVRKALSRQEMQTTGVGMRGGRGGGGNYGRGGGYGGDADSSVSGGRGGGYGGGDGGYNNGYGGGDGGYGGGPGGYGGGNRGYGGGGQGYGGGQGGGYGGGNGYNDYNNGNGGNFGGGNFGGGGGGGGGNNYNDFGNYNNQASNYGPMKGNNFGGSGGGSGGGSSGGSGGGGRSSGPYGGGYGGNSGGGGGGGGGYGGGSGGRRF, encoded by the exons ATGTCGAAGGAG GCCCCACGTGAACCCGAGCAGCTCCGCAAACTGTTCATCGGAGGTCTGAGCTTCGAAACCACGGATGAGAGTTTGCGAGAACACTTCGAACAATGGGGATCTCTTACAGATTGTGTG GTCATGAGAGATCCAGCCAACAAACGCTCTAGAGGTTTTGGGTTTGTCACCTACTCTGGTGTGAACGAGGTCGATGCTGCCATGGAAGCACGCCCCCATAAGGTTGATGGTAGGCTGGTAGAGCCCAAGAGGGCTGTTTCCAGAGAGGACTCTAGCCGTCCAGGTGCTCATGTCACAGTGAAAAAGATATTTGTTGGAGGTATCAAGGAAGACACTGAAGACTCCCATCTACGAGACTACTTTGAGCAATTTGGCAAGATTGAAGTTATAGACATTATGACCGACCGCACCAGTGGCAAGAAGAGGGGCTTCGCCTTTGTCACGTTTGATGACCATGATGCAGTGGACAGGATTGTCA TCCAGAAATACCACACTTTGAACGGTCACAATTGCGAAGTGAGGAAAGCATTGTCCAGACAGGAGATGCAGACAACAGGAGTGGGTATGAGGGGTG GCCGCGGAGGTGGCGGCAACTATGGCAGAGGTGGAGGATATGGAG GTGACGCTGACTCGTCTGTTTCAGGCGGCAGAGGGGGTGGATACGGAGGAGGAGATGGCGGTTACAACAATGGTTATGGGGGAGGTGACG GTGGTTATGGTGGAGGCCCTGGTGGTTATGGCGGCGGTAACCGCGGCTACGGCGGAGGGGGGCAAGGTTATGGTGGCGGACAGGGTGGCGGCTACGGTGGTGGAAATGGCTATAACGACTACAACAATGGCAATGGTGGAAACTTTGGCGGCG GGAACTttggtggcggtggtggtggtggcggcggcAACAACTACAATGACTTTGGCAACTACAACAACCAGGCTTCCAACTACGGCCCAATGAAGGGTAACAACTTTGGAGGCAGCGGTGGAGGTAGCGGTGGTGGCAGCAGTGGTGGAAGCGGCGGCGGTGGCAGGAGTAGTGGCCCATATGGAG GTGGATATGGAGGTAACTCTGGAGGTGGTGGTGGCGGCGGCGGTGGATATGGCGGGGGCTCCGGTGGACGACGATTCTAA
- the LOC139368441 gene encoding chromobox protein homolog 5-like — protein sequence MGKKTRENDDDASGSSSEEEEFIVEKVLDRRTVKGRVEFFLKWKGYSEKHNTWEPEKNLGCPELIAEFMKTYKKPSGGATPSSGGAKSSAGSSGRSKEGSSKRRNSDDDEEGSSNKPKRKKEDDVLIARGFERGLEPEKIIGATDSCGDLMFLMKWKDSDEADLVLAKEANHKCPQIVIAFYEERLTWHEDGDKKEKGTVSM from the exons ATGGGAAAGAAGACTCGTGAAAATGATGATGATGCCTCGGGCTCATCTTCAGAAGAGGAAGAATTTATTGTGGAGAAGGTTCTGGACAGAAGGACGGTGAAGGGCCGAGTTGAATTCTTCCTTAAGTGGAAAGGTTATTCAGA AAAACACAACACATGGGAGCCAGAGAAGAATCTCGGCTGCCCCGAGCTCATTGCTGAGTTTATGAAGACTTACAAGAAGCCTAGCGGCGGTGCCACCCCCAGCAGCGGAGGAGCCAAGTCCAGTGCGGGATCATCAGGTCGTAGCAAGGAAGGCAGCAGCAAGAGGAGAAACTCTGACGATGATGAGGAGGGGAGCAGCAACAAGCCCAAACGGAAAAAAGAG GATGACGTCCTGATTGCGAGAGGCTTTGAGAGAGGTCTGGAACCAGAGAAGATTATTGGAGCCACTGACTCCTGTGGAGACCTCATGTTCCTCATGAAGTG GAAGGACTCTGATGAGGCAGATCTGGTGCTGGCCAAGGAGGCCAATCACAAGTGCCCGCAGATCGTCATAGCTTTCTACGAAGAGCGCCTCACCTGGCATGAAGACGGGGATAAGAAGGAGAAGGGCACTGTGAGCATGTAA